The Mycobacterium seoulense genome has a window encoding:
- a CDS encoding VWA domain-containing protein encodes MSLPGIGPLPLYGFQRPGMLLFGLLPLALLAVYVLVQARRRRRLRRFTEADVPQSPTRHIPIAVSLLSLTLLTIALATPTHDMRIPRNRAVIVLVIDMSQSMRATDVPPNRLKAAEEAAGQFASQLTPGINLGLVGFAGTPYLLVPPTPQHQATIDALKKLDFADSTATGEAIFTALHAVSATAITGGDTPPPARIVLLSDGGENKPSNPSDPHDGVYTAARLARDEGVPISTISFGTKTGEIEMDGQRVAVPVSTDQMKMVAKLSGGQSYTAGNIAELNKSYNAIEKDIGYRIVPGPGSAGWLRLGVLAALIATALALLINRRLPV; translated from the coding sequence GTGTCGCTTCCCGGGATAGGCCCGCTACCGCTGTACGGCTTTCAACGCCCGGGAATGCTGTTGTTCGGCCTGCTCCCGCTGGCTCTGCTCGCGGTCTACGTCCTGGTTCAGGCCCGCCGCCGCCGCCGGCTGCGCCGCTTCACCGAGGCGGACGTGCCGCAGTCGCCGACGCGGCACATCCCGATCGCGGTGTCATTGCTCAGCCTGACCCTGTTGACCATCGCGCTGGCCACGCCCACCCATGACATGCGGATCCCGCGCAACCGGGCGGTCATCGTGCTCGTCATCGACATGTCGCAGTCCATGCGGGCAACCGACGTCCCACCCAACCGGCTCAAGGCCGCCGAGGAGGCGGCCGGCCAGTTCGCCAGTCAGCTGACGCCGGGCATCAACCTCGGGCTGGTCGGCTTCGCGGGCACGCCGTACCTGCTGGTGCCGCCGACCCCGCAGCACCAGGCGACCATCGACGCGCTCAAGAAGCTTGACTTCGCCGACAGCACCGCCACCGGCGAAGCCATCTTCACCGCCCTGCACGCGGTCAGCGCCACCGCCATCACGGGCGGCGACACCCCGCCCCCGGCCCGTATCGTGCTGCTCTCCGACGGCGGGGAGAACAAGCCGTCGAACCCCAGCGACCCGCACGACGGGGTCTACACCGCGGCGCGGCTGGCCCGGGACGAGGGGGTGCCCATCTCGACGATCTCGTTCGGCACCAAGACGGGCGAGATCGAGATGGACGGGCAGCGGGTCGCCGTCCCGGTCTCGACGGACCAGATGAAGATGGTCGCCAAACTGTCCGGCGGGCAGTCCTACACCGCCGGCAACATCGCCGAGCTGAACAAGAGCTACAACGCCATCGAGAAGGACATCGGCTACCGCATCGTGCCGGGACCGGGCAGCGCCGGGTGGCTGCGCCTGGGCGTGCTGGCCGCGCTGATCGCGACGGCGCTGGCCCTGCTGATCAACCGGCGGCTGCCGGTCTGA